From Actinopolymorpha cephalotaxi, one genomic window encodes:
- a CDS encoding WhiB family transcriptional regulator, producing MSLSVLDAVTTDVVTEAELPCRSSDPELFFAESPADVEFAKTICHDCPIRRECLEGALARREPWGVWGGELFIAGVVVARKRPRGRPRKNEVAA from the coding sequence GTGAGTCTTAGCGTCCTCGACGCCGTGACAACGGACGTCGTGACGGAGGCAGAGCTTCCCTGCCGCTCTTCCGACCCGGAGCTCTTCTTCGCGGAGTCCCCGGCGGACGTCGAGTTCGCGAAAACCATCTGCCATGACTGCCCCATCCGGCGGGAGTGCCTCGAAGGCGCGCTCGCCCGGCGAGAGCCGTGGGGAGTCTGGGGTGGCGAACTCTTCATCGCAGGAGTGGTCGTCGCGCGCAAGAGGCCGCGCGGACGTCCCCGTAAGAACGAAGTCGCCGCATGA
- a CDS encoding ABC1 kinase family protein, protein MSDLPRHTVARTARLASLPIGIAGRTALGLGKRLGGKPAEVVLSEAQRRTADQLFKVLGELKGGAMKFGQALSIFEAALPEHLAGPYRATLTKLQDSAPPMSADRVHKVLERELGPHWRRRLRNFSDEPAASASIGQVHRAQWPGGRDVAVKIQYPGAAEALRSDLNQIARLSRLFTTWMPGLEVKPLVAELKARINEELDYSLEAEAQEQFATAYDGDPDYAIPHVRLHTPHVLVTDWLDGTPLSQVIAHGTQEERDRAGLLFVRFLFSGPARAGLLHADPHPGNYRITPDGRLGVLDFGLVARLPGGFPPQIGRLLRIGLNGDAENILEGLRAEGFVKPHIDLDADELYTYLQPFVEPAQHETFTFSREWMRSQFQRITDVRSTSAKTAFKLNLPPSYALIHRVWSGGIGVLAQLGTEAPFRAELERWLPGFTDEPAIGAADGQASPAP, encoded by the coding sequence GTGAGCGATCTTCCCCGACACACTGTCGCCCGGACCGCGCGGCTCGCGAGTCTTCCCATCGGCATCGCCGGCCGGACGGCGCTCGGACTGGGCAAGCGGCTGGGCGGCAAGCCCGCCGAGGTCGTGCTCTCCGAGGCTCAGCGGCGCACCGCGGACCAGCTGTTCAAGGTGCTGGGCGAGCTCAAGGGCGGCGCGATGAAGTTCGGTCAGGCGCTGTCGATCTTCGAGGCAGCCCTACCCGAACACCTCGCCGGGCCCTACCGCGCCACGCTGACCAAGCTGCAAGACTCCGCGCCGCCGATGTCGGCGGACCGGGTGCACAAGGTGCTCGAACGCGAGCTCGGCCCGCACTGGCGACGGCGGTTGCGCAACTTCAGCGACGAACCGGCCGCGTCGGCGTCGATCGGGCAGGTCCACCGCGCCCAGTGGCCGGGCGGACGAGACGTCGCCGTCAAGATCCAGTACCCCGGGGCCGCGGAGGCGCTGCGCTCCGACCTCAACCAGATCGCCCGGCTCAGCAGGCTGTTCACCACCTGGATGCCCGGCCTGGAGGTCAAGCCGCTGGTGGCCGAGCTCAAGGCCCGGATCAACGAGGAGCTCGACTACAGCCTCGAGGCGGAGGCCCAGGAGCAGTTCGCCACCGCCTATGACGGCGACCCCGACTACGCCATCCCGCACGTCCGGCTGCACACCCCGCATGTGCTGGTCACCGACTGGCTGGACGGCACGCCGCTCAGCCAGGTGATCGCCCACGGCACGCAGGAGGAACGCGACCGCGCCGGCCTGCTGTTCGTGCGGTTCCTGTTCTCCGGACCCGCCCGCGCCGGCCTGCTGCACGCCGACCCGCACCCCGGCAACTACCGCATCACGCCCGACGGACGGCTCGGCGTGCTCGACTTCGGCCTGGTCGCCCGGCTTCCCGGCGGCTTCCCGCCCCAGATCGGCCGACTGCTGCGCATCGGCCTGAACGGCGACGCCGAGAACATCCTGGAGGGCCTGCGCGCCGAGGGATTCGTCAAGCCGCACATCGATCTCGACGCGGACGAGCTGTACACCTACCTCCAGCCGTTCGTCGAGCCGGCCCAGCACGAGACGTTCACGTTCAGCCGGGAGTGGATGCGGTCGCAGTTCCAGCGGATCACCGACGTCCGCAGCACGAGCGCGAAGACGGCGTTCAAGCTCAACCTGCCGCCGTCGTACGCCCTCATCCACCGGGTGTGGAGCGGCGGCATCGGCGTGCTGGCACAGCTCGGCACCGAGGCGCCCTTCCGGGCCGAACTCGAACGCTGGCTGCCCGGGTTCACCGACGAACCCGCGATCGGCGCGGCCGACGGTCAGGCGTCGCCGGCGCCCTGA
- a CDS encoding LLM class flavin-dependent oxidoreductase yields MRYGFVLPYGDARAAAELAEIAETHGWDGFFVWEGIWAIDPWVVLAAAATRTRRIRLGTMLTPLPRRRPWELAGQTSTLDNLSGGRVTLSVGLGVAGEDRFWLFEDDPGRRVRAEQLDEGLAMLQRLWGERAFDFHGRHYRSRVIGELAPPPPPAPVQRPRIPVWVVGAWPRPKSMARAARWDGWLPHHAPTDPDRQGGEFSPELLRSGVEWIRSHRAGAGLGMDDYDVVVEGSTPADDPRAAAERVRPWAAAGATWWLDADWSLGFDIEQVRAESERRLRAGPPRVDA; encoded by the coding sequence ATGAGATACGGATTCGTGCTGCCCTACGGCGATGCCCGGGCGGCGGCGGAGCTGGCGGAGATCGCGGAGACCCACGGCTGGGACGGCTTCTTCGTCTGGGAGGGCATCTGGGCGATCGATCCGTGGGTCGTCCTCGCCGCGGCGGCCACCCGCACCAGGCGGATTCGCCTAGGCACGATGCTCACCCCACTTCCCCGGCGCCGGCCGTGGGAGCTGGCCGGGCAGACCTCCACCCTGGACAACCTCTCCGGCGGCCGGGTCACGCTGTCGGTCGGCCTCGGCGTCGCCGGCGAGGACCGGTTCTGGCTGTTCGAGGACGACCCCGGCCGGCGAGTGCGCGCCGAGCAACTCGACGAGGGCCTGGCGATGCTGCAGCGGCTGTGGGGCGAGCGGGCGTTCGACTTCCACGGCCGGCACTACCGCTCCCGCGTGATCGGCGAGCTCGCTCCGCCGCCACCACCGGCACCGGTGCAGCGGCCCCGCATCCCCGTCTGGGTCGTCGGCGCCTGGCCCCGCCCGAAGTCGATGGCCCGGGCCGCGCGCTGGGACGGCTGGTTGCCCCATCACGCTCCCACCGATCCGGACCGGCAGGGCGGTGAGTTCTCCCCCGAGCTGCTCCGGTCCGGCGTCGAGTGGATCCGGTCACATCGGGCCGGGGCCGGGCTCGGCATGGACGACTACGACGTGGTGGTCGAGGGCAGCACGCCGGCGGACGATCCTCGGGCCGCGGCGGAGCGGGTCCGCCCGTGGGCGGCCGCCGGCGCGACCTGGTGGCTGGACGCCGACTGGAGCCTGGGCTTCGACATCGAGCAGGTGCGCGCCGAGTCCGAACGCCGGCTCCGCGCCGGGCCGCCCCGGGTCGACGCGTGA
- a CDS encoding ThiF family adenylyltransferase: MRPQIKPALRRVWRDGQTVQIGLDPAYALVVTGVDPGLRHVVESLSGACSEEDLITSALAHGVSLPRVHRLLRLLDEAGALQDAGSAESVWEGVGPAERERLTPDHAARRLGMPADDGEWLRRRRDAAVCVFGAGRIGASVAALLAAGGLGRVDVSDRTVTRPADLAPAGLCTGDVGRPRAVGAARAARVAGPSTEVGAGGVGGTTERPDLAVLAPDEEPDRNLADALVRAGVPHLVVRMREGRAILGPFVLPGTSSCVRCHDLHRTARDPRWPDILAQTVEAPSGMPACDVVLATAVAGHAVLHVLAFLDGGRPPSVDATLEMTLPHGTIRRRSWAAHPACGCHWDPEPAPVAA; the protein is encoded by the coding sequence GTGCGCCCACAGATCAAGCCCGCCCTGCGCCGGGTCTGGCGGGACGGACAGACCGTCCAGATCGGGCTGGACCCCGCCTACGCTCTGGTGGTCACCGGGGTCGACCCCGGCCTGCGGCACGTGGTCGAGAGCCTGTCCGGCGCGTGCTCGGAGGAGGATCTGATCACCTCCGCGCTCGCCCACGGAGTCAGCCTGCCGCGGGTGCACCGGCTGCTCCGGCTGCTCGACGAGGCCGGAGCCCTGCAGGACGCCGGCTCCGCCGAGTCGGTGTGGGAAGGGGTCGGGCCGGCCGAACGCGAACGCCTGACCCCCGACCACGCCGCCCGCCGGCTCGGTATGCCGGCGGACGACGGCGAGTGGCTCCGCCGTCGCCGGGACGCCGCCGTCTGCGTGTTCGGCGCCGGCCGGATCGGCGCGTCGGTGGCCGCCCTGCTCGCCGCCGGGGGGCTGGGCCGCGTCGACGTGAGCGACCGCACGGTCACCCGGCCCGCCGACCTGGCGCCGGCCGGACTCTGCACGGGCGACGTCGGCCGTCCGCGAGCCGTCGGCGCCGCCCGTGCCGCGAGGGTCGCCGGGCCCTCGACCGAGGTCGGCGCCGGAGGCGTCGGCGGTACGACCGAACGTCCCGACCTCGCGGTGCTCGCGCCCGACGAGGAGCCCGACCGCAACCTCGCCGACGCGCTCGTCCGCGCGGGGGTCCCGCACCTCGTGGTCCGGATGCGGGAGGGCCGGGCGATCCTCGGACCGTTCGTCCTGCCCGGTACGTCCTCCTGCGTACGCTGCCACGACCTGCACCGCACCGCCCGCGACCCTCGATGGCCGGACATCCTGGCCCAGACCGTCGAAGCGCCGAGTGGGATGCCCGCCTGCGACGTCGTACTCGCCACCGCGGTCGCCGGGCACGCCGTCCTGCACGTGCTGGCGTTCCTCGACGGCGGCCGGCCGCCGTCGGTGGACGCGACCCTGGAGATGACCCTCCCGCACGGAACCATCCGGCGGCGGTCGTGGGCGGCCCACCCGGCGTGCGGCTGCCACTGGGATCCCGAACCCGCACCGGTCGCCGCCTGA
- a CDS encoding DUF5679 domain-containing protein encodes MAETYTGEFYCVKCKAKRNATGEIKVNDKGTRMAKATCPECGTNLNRILGKA; translated from the coding sequence ATGGCGGAGACCTACACAGGCGAGTTCTACTGTGTGAAATGCAAGGCCAAGCGCAACGCGACCGGTGAGATCAAGGTCAACGACAAGGGCACCAGGATGGCCAAGGCCACCTGCCCCGAATGTGGCACCAACCTCAACCGGATCCTGGGCAAGGCCTGA
- a CDS encoding M48 metallopeptidase family protein: MAKPAPRQRVEPRPGGKTDPSRCEPRQVEVRRSPRRRRTVSAYREGDRVVVLLPARMSVDEERRWVGVMLDRLSAMEQRRRPSDEELLSRARTLTRRHLGDAPLPTSVRWVGNQGMRWGSCTPSDGTVRLSTRLRGMPAWVIDYVLIHELVHLVEPGHTARFWSLVRNYPQADRARGYLEGVAAAAQLPLEECAD; encoded by the coding sequence GTGGCCAAGCCGGCACCGAGGCAGCGCGTGGAGCCGCGACCGGGCGGGAAGACCGACCCCTCGCGCTGTGAGCCGCGCCAGGTGGAGGTACGCCGGAGCCCGCGCCGGCGCCGCACGGTGAGCGCCTACCGCGAGGGCGACCGGGTGGTGGTGCTGCTTCCCGCGCGGATGAGCGTGGACGAGGAGCGCCGCTGGGTCGGGGTGATGCTCGACCGGCTCTCGGCGATGGAGCAGCGCCGGCGGCCGAGCGACGAGGAGTTGCTGTCGCGCGCCCGCACACTCACCCGCCGTCATCTCGGTGACGCTCCGCTACCGACCAGCGTCCGATGGGTCGGAAACCAGGGCATGCGGTGGGGTTCGTGCACACCCAGCGACGGCACGGTCCGGCTGTCCACCCGGCTGCGGGGGATGCCCGCCTGGGTGATCGACTACGTGCTGATCCACGAGCTGGTGCACCTGGTCGAACCCGGGCACACGGCCAGATTCTGGTCGCTGGTCCGCAACTACCCGCAGGCCGATCGGGCGCGCGGCTACCTCGAGGGGGTCGCGGCGGCCGCTCAGCTGCCGCTGGAGGAGTGCGCGGACTGA
- a CDS encoding STAS domain-containing protein, producing MILDDVFGLARKVAPRGTKGERRTGRSGTERFPGQVAPPLIHPAVAQPVEPARPRPLTGRAAVPQDVLCLQPTEALLCPSASVLVTAVLRRIGACRPLPYVVVLTLDQAPDIDDDGCEALVELCYSLRASGMRMYVATGSTTVLDRLRATGAVNRMLAGTAHLRLRTALLAAFEDLPGPAVTTRDVLTELENRLTPLPI from the coding sequence ATGATCCTGGATGACGTGTTCGGACTGGCCCGTAAGGTCGCACCGCGTGGGACCAAAGGTGAACGCCGGACCGGACGTTCGGGAACCGAGCGGTTTCCAGGCCAGGTCGCACCACCACTCATCCACCCCGCCGTCGCCCAGCCCGTCGAACCCGCCCGCCCACGGCCGCTGACCGGCCGGGCGGCGGTCCCGCAGGACGTGCTCTGCCTGCAGCCGACCGAGGCGCTGCTGTGCCCGTCGGCGTCGGTCCTGGTCACCGCGGTGCTGCGACGGATCGGGGCCTGCCGGCCGCTTCCGTACGTCGTCGTGCTCACCCTCGACCAGGCGCCGGACATCGACGACGACGGGTGTGAGGCACTGGTCGAACTGTGTTACTCGCTGCGGGCGAGCGGGATGCGGATGTACGTCGCTACCGGCTCGACCACCGTGCTGGACCGGCTGCGGGCGACCGGAGCGGTGAACCGGATGCTGGCCGGCACGGCCCACCTGAGACTGCGGACCGCGCTGCTGGCGGCGTTCGAGGACCTGCCCGGACCGGCCGTCACCACCCGCGACGTGCTCACGGAGCTGGAGAACCGGCTCACGCCGCTGCCGATCTGA
- the def gene encoding peptide deformylase — protein sequence MGTLPEGGTVRPMTRWGDPVMHRPCRPVETYDPGLHALVADMTATMDAADGVGLAANQVGVDLRVFVFRCADDGGVLHQGVVCNPVLDVPTGPGRRLVEEEEGCLSLPGAYAPCARPDEATVRGADEYGNPVEFHGTGMLARCLQHETDHLDGTVFADRLSRRVRRRLFGEAEIVAEDFPDDWPVSSRLAGG from the coding sequence GTGGGCACGTTGCCCGAGGGCGGAACCGTCCGCCCGATGACGCGGTGGGGCGACCCCGTCATGCACCGCCCCTGCCGGCCGGTCGAGACGTACGACCCCGGCCTGCACGCGCTCGTGGCCGACATGACCGCGACCATGGACGCCGCGGACGGCGTGGGCCTGGCCGCCAACCAGGTCGGCGTGGATCTTCGGGTGTTCGTCTTCCGCTGCGCCGACGACGGTGGGGTTCTCCACCAGGGCGTGGTGTGCAACCCCGTCCTCGACGTGCCGACCGGCCCCGGCCGCCGCCTGGTGGAGGAGGAGGAAGGCTGCCTGTCCCTCCCCGGCGCGTACGCACCGTGCGCGCGGCCCGACGAGGCGACCGTCCGGGGCGCGGACGAGTACGGCAACCCGGTCGAGTTCCACGGAACCGGCATGCTGGCCCGCTGCCTGCAGCACGAGACCGACCACCTGGACGGAACGGTCTTCGCCGACCGGCTGTCCCGGCGGGTACGCCGGAGGCTGTTCGGGGAGGCGGAGATCGTCGCCGAGGACTTCCCCGACGACTGGCCGGTCTCGTCCCGGCTGGCCGGCGGCTGA
- a CDS encoding NUDIX hydrolase has product MSAPYTGQAHSLHADAVRVLSSWEPPSPEQATLRQAYLDHLAARPDGVWRACRPAHVTASMVVVDPTAEHVLLVLHGRIHRWVQPGGHCEESDVSLAAAATREAVEETGLAGLHVSDQPLRLSRHGAPCHAETHLDVQYLGTAPYGAKPVVSEESADVRWFGVGELPGDLASGVVDSVAAARRAVSALA; this is encoded by the coding sequence GTGAGCGCGCCGTACACCGGCCAGGCGCACTCCCTGCACGCCGACGCCGTTCGCGTCCTGTCGTCGTGGGAGCCGCCGTCACCCGAACAGGCGACGCTGCGGCAGGCGTACCTCGACCATCTCGCCGCGCGGCCGGACGGCGTGTGGCGCGCGTGCCGGCCCGCGCACGTCACCGCCAGCATGGTCGTCGTCGACCCGACGGCCGAGCACGTCCTCCTCGTCCTGCACGGACGGATCCACCGGTGGGTGCAGCCGGGCGGGCACTGCGAGGAGAGCGACGTCTCACTGGCCGCGGCGGCCACCCGGGAGGCGGTGGAGGAGACCGGCCTGGCCGGCCTGCACGTGAGCGACCAGCCACTCAGGTTGTCCAGGCACGGCGCGCCCTGCCACGCGGAGACGCACCTCGACGTGCAGTACCTCGGGACCGCTCCCTACGGCGCGAAGCCGGTGGTGAGCGAGGAGTCGGCGGACGTGCGGTGGTTCGGGGTCGGGGAACTCCCCGGCGACCTGGCGTCGGGAGTCGTGGACAGCGTGGCGGCCGCGCGGCGGGCGGTGTCGGCGCTCGCCTGA
- a CDS encoding zinc-dependent metalloprotease — protein MSNDEPGPGREGEEPEKRPPGGPDNPFPGFDLGAIFGQLQNMFSWQGGPINWQLAVETAKQTIRQTGDASLTAEERAQVDQTVRLAEHWLDDATSLPAASAGQALAWNRAEWLDGTLPAWKKLVEPLAAHVVGAMGQALPEQAAGMGAQLTGVLTQVGGMMFGAQVGQGLGQLATEVVGATDIGLPLGPAGQPVLVPANVAAFGSGLDLPADDVRLYLALRECAHQRLFHHAPWLSAHLFSAVEEYARGMHVDTSKLEEAVGTIDMSNPEALNDALAGGLLEPEETPRQKAALARLETALALVEGWVDDVVTSAAGPRMPSAPLLHEAIRRRRAEGGPAEQTFVTLVGLEIRPRRMRDAATVWASLRENRGISGREALWAHPDMLPTGEDLDDAKGFAERAASPDRMDIGDLGFDDLGQVHGDESGDDRPDDDRPEDEGRGDGTAR, from the coding sequence GTGAGCAACGACGAGCCCGGCCCGGGTCGCGAGGGCGAGGAGCCCGAGAAGCGTCCACCCGGCGGCCCGGACAACCCGTTCCCGGGGTTCGACCTCGGCGCGATCTTCGGTCAGCTGCAGAACATGTTCTCGTGGCAGGGCGGCCCTATCAACTGGCAACTCGCCGTCGAGACGGCCAAGCAGACGATCCGCCAGACCGGTGACGCGTCCCTCACCGCTGAGGAGCGTGCCCAGGTCGACCAGACCGTACGCCTCGCCGAGCACTGGCTCGACGACGCCACCAGCCTGCCGGCCGCCTCGGCCGGGCAGGCGCTGGCGTGGAACCGCGCCGAGTGGCTGGACGGAACGCTGCCCGCGTGGAAGAAGCTGGTCGAGCCGCTGGCCGCACACGTGGTCGGTGCGATGGGCCAGGCGCTGCCGGAACAGGCGGCCGGCATGGGCGCCCAGCTCACCGGCGTCCTCACCCAGGTCGGCGGGATGATGTTCGGCGCCCAGGTCGGTCAGGGCCTCGGCCAGCTCGCCACCGAGGTGGTCGGCGCGACCGACATCGGGCTGCCGCTCGGACCCGCCGGTCAGCCGGTGCTGGTGCCCGCCAACGTCGCGGCGTTCGGCAGCGGGCTCGACCTGCCCGCGGACGACGTACGCCTGTATCTCGCGCTGCGCGAGTGCGCACACCAGCGGCTCTTCCACCACGCGCCGTGGCTGTCCGCGCACCTGTTCTCCGCGGTCGAGGAGTACGCCCGCGGGATGCACGTCGACACCTCCAAGCTCGAGGAGGCCGTCGGCACCATCGACATGTCCAACCCCGAGGCGCTCAACGACGCACTCGCCGGCGGGCTCCTCGAGCCCGAGGAGACTCCCCGGCAGAAGGCCGCGCTCGCCCGGCTGGAGACCGCGCTCGCCCTGGTCGAGGGCTGGGTCGACGACGTGGTCACCTCCGCCGCCGGACCGCGGATGCCGTCCGCCCCGCTGTTGCACGAGGCGATCCGCCGGCGCCGCGCCGAGGGCGGGCCGGCCGAGCAGACGTTCGTGACCCTGGTGGGGCTGGAGATCCGGCCGCGGCGGATGCGGGACGCGGCCACGGTGTGGGCGTCGTTGCGGGAGAACCGCGGCATCAGTGGCCGGGAGGCCCTGTGGGCCCACCCCGACATGCTGCCCACGGGCGAGGACCTGGACGACGCGAAGGGCTTCGCCGAGCGGGCCGCCTCGCCGGACCGGATGGACATCGGCGACCTGGGCTTCGACGACCTCGGCCAGGTCCACGGCGACGAGTCCGGTGACGACCGGCCTGACGACGACCGGCCGGAGGACGAGGGCCGCGGCGACGGCACCGCCCGGTGA
- a CDS encoding NAD-dependent epimerase/dehydratase family protein: MTGAASGLGRALVERLAGLAEINRVVGLDERRGDVEGVEWRVLDIRDPAVAQRIAGCDVVVHLDVDLSPDTEPRQRSARNVRGAQTVLTAAAASGVPRIVLCTSAMVYGALADNPVPLADDAPLRARPEGVVADLLEIEWLARRAPRAHPGLSVTVVRPAMVVGGAVDTFLTRHFEAARLLVIRGSRPSWQFCHVDDLLSGLEWATLGRVEGSVTVGSEGFLEQDEVEKLVGLPRLELPESLALGAAERLHRLGLTPAPASDLAYVSHPWVVSSDKLLAAGWRPVHDNTTACEALATDVAGRHTALGRRIGRRETATLGAAGATVALLGTAAVVRRARRRKTRGGT, from the coding sequence GTGACCGGTGCTGCCTCCGGGCTGGGCCGGGCACTGGTCGAGCGGCTGGCCGGCCTGGCCGAGATCAACCGCGTCGTCGGCCTGGACGAGCGGCGCGGTGACGTTGAGGGCGTGGAGTGGCGGGTACTCGACATCCGGGACCCCGCGGTCGCGCAGCGGATCGCCGGGTGTGACGTGGTGGTCCACCTCGACGTCGACCTTTCGCCCGATACGGAGCCGCGGCAGCGGAGTGCCCGCAATGTCCGTGGCGCGCAGACCGTGCTGACCGCGGCGGCGGCGTCCGGCGTACCCCGGATCGTGCTGTGTACGAGCGCGATGGTGTACGGCGCGCTCGCCGACAACCCGGTGCCCCTGGCCGACGACGCGCCGCTGCGCGCCCGGCCCGAGGGCGTGGTGGCCGACCTGCTGGAGATCGAGTGGCTGGCCCGGCGGGCGCCGCGGGCGCACCCGGGTCTGTCGGTGACGGTGGTGCGGCCGGCGATGGTGGTCGGCGGCGCCGTCGACACCTTCCTCACCCGGCACTTCGAGGCGGCGCGGCTGCTGGTGATCCGGGGCAGCCGGCCGAGCTGGCAGTTCTGCCACGTAGACGACCTGCTGAGCGGGCTGGAGTGGGCGACGCTCGGGCGGGTCGAGGGTTCGGTGACGGTCGGCAGCGAGGGGTTCCTGGAGCAGGACGAGGTGGAGAAGCTCGTCGGCCTGCCCCGGCTCGAACTCCCCGAGAGCCTCGCGCTGGGGGCGGCCGAACGCCTGCACCGGCTCGGGCTCACCCCGGCGCCGGCCAGCGACCTCGCCTACGTCAGTCACCCCTGGGTAGTCTCCTCGGACAAGCTGCTGGCCGCCGGCTGGCGTCCCGTTCACGACAACACCACCGCGTGCGAAGCCCTCGCGACCGACGTGGCCGGACGGCACACCGCGCTCGGCCGGCGGATCGGCCGGCGGGAGACCGCGACGTTGGGCGCGGCCGGTGCGACGGTGGCGCTGCTGGGTACGGCCGCGGTCGTCCGCAGGGCCCGGCGCCGCAAGACCAGAGGGGGAACGTGA
- a CDS encoding molybdenum cofactor biosynthesis protein MoaE: MTDSTEPTAATAVTATSAGGTAPDRIRLLDLRETPLSADEVLAAIADPRAGGFCLFVGAVRDHDDGRSVTELGYEAHPLALRELRAVAEEVVAAHPVCGLAAVHRTGDLAVGEAAVVVGVSAPHRDAAFAAARMLIDDLKARVPLWKHQRFTGGDAEWVGAQD; encoded by the coding sequence GTGACCGACTCGACCGAGCCGACGGCGGCCACCGCTGTCACCGCGACGTCCGCCGGTGGGACGGCGCCGGACCGGATCCGGTTGCTCGACCTGCGTGAGACCCCGCTGTCCGCCGACGAGGTGCTCGCTGCGATCGCCGACCCGCGCGCGGGTGGCTTCTGCCTGTTCGTCGGTGCGGTCCGCGACCACGACGACGGCCGTTCGGTGACCGAGCTGGGGTACGAAGCACACCCGCTCGCGCTGCGGGAGCTGCGCGCCGTCGCCGAGGAGGTCGTCGCGGCGCATCCGGTGTGCGGCCTCGCGGCGGTGCACCGCACCGGTGACCTGGCGGTCGGCGAGGCGGCGGTCGTCGTGGGAGTGTCCGCGCCCCATCGGGACGCGGCGTTCGCGGCCGCCCGGATGCTGATCGACGACCTGAAGGCGCGGGTCCCGCTGTGGAAGCACCAGCGGTTCACCGGCGGCGACGCGGAATGGGTCGGCGCGCAGGACTGA
- a CDS encoding YlbL family protein, whose protein sequence is MSRRTATMALTAVLLVALVALAWLVPVPYVAMSPGPTENTLGKFRGKPVVTIQGHRTYPTKGQLDLTTVAVTSPDQKLDLAGMVAGWLDPRVAVIPRDYVYPPNQTPAQVQQQNAEQMETSQQAAVAAALRQTGDKVTSVVQVKAVVEKSPAVGRLKAADVILAVDGTKVTSAQQVVALVGRHRPGDKLRFSVRRGGKPREVSVTTTKSPTDAKRAFVGIQPFDGFQFPFAVRINLGQDIGGPSAGTMFALAIVDKLTAGELTGGRHVAGTGTIDADGKVGPIGGIQQKIAGAKEGGATTFLVPAANCPAAAGASTKDIRLVRIATLRDAVSALEALNKNPRATVPTCSRG, encoded by the coding sequence ATGTCCCGCCGTACCGCGACGATGGCGCTGACCGCCGTCCTGCTCGTCGCCCTGGTCGCTCTCGCGTGGTTGGTACCGGTTCCGTACGTCGCGATGAGCCCGGGGCCGACCGAGAACACCCTGGGGAAGTTCCGCGGGAAGCCGGTCGTCACCATCCAGGGACACCGGACCTACCCCACGAAGGGGCAGCTCGACCTCACCACGGTGGCGGTCACCAGCCCGGACCAGAAGCTCGACCTCGCCGGCATGGTGGCCGGGTGGCTCGACCCGCGGGTGGCGGTCATTCCCCGCGACTACGTCTACCCGCCGAACCAGACCCCGGCGCAGGTGCAGCAGCAGAACGCCGAGCAGATGGAGACCTCCCAGCAGGCGGCGGTGGCCGCCGCGCTGCGCCAGACCGGCGACAAGGTGACGTCGGTGGTCCAGGTCAAGGCCGTCGTGGAGAAGTCGCCCGCGGTGGGCCGGCTGAAGGCCGCCGACGTGATCCTCGCCGTCGACGGCACCAAGGTCACCAGCGCCCAGCAGGTCGTGGCGCTCGTCGGCCGGCACCGGCCGGGGGACAAGCTGAGGTTCTCCGTCCGGCGGGGCGGCAAGCCGCGTGAGGTCAGCGTCACCACCACGAAGTCGCCGACCGACGCCAAGCGGGCGTTCGTGGGAATCCAGCCGTTCGACGGCTTCCAGTTCCCGTTCGCCGTGCGGATCAACCTCGGTCAGGACATCGGCGGGCCGAGCGCGGGCACGATGTTCGCGCTGGCGATCGTCGACAAGCTCACCGCCGGCGAGCTGACCGGAGGCCGGCACGTCGCGGGCACCGGCACCATCGACGCGGACGGCAAGGTCGGCCCGATCGGCGGGATCCAGCAGAAGATCGCGGGCGCCAAGGAGGGCGGCGCCACGACGTTCCTCGTCCCGGCGGCGAACTGCCCGGCGGCGGCCGGCGCGTCCACCAAGGACATCCGGCTCGTACGGATCGCTACACTGCGTGATGCCGTCTCGGCGTTGGAGGCTCTGAACAAGAACCCCAGGGCCACCGTGCCGACCTGCAGCAGGGGCTGA